The DNA window gacagaaaaaacaaaattggaTTGCCTTCCAGAACCATGGACTCTAATCCACTCAGGTTTTTCAAAAGTCACTATTGGTTTGTTGAGAGCCAAAGGGGGGCCAAGTTTAGACAGATAGATCAGGGAACAGTTGATATTGtacaaaaataagaataattttcatttttaccaCAACATTAAAGTTACTTTAAAGCGTGTCTGTGTTTTCCTCACTGTAGAGGGCTTGCTAGAGGTTATCCAGAATGGGAAGCTTTTGGGGGAGATGCGGCCTGGCACAGCATTCGGAGAACTGGCCATCCTGTACAACTGTAAGAGAACAGCAACAATTAAATGTGAgtaaaaaaaagctatttttcttATCCAAGGTAAACTCAGTCATGGTTCTTCACATGTATCACCTCTGGGATTAAATACATGCATACACTCCCTGGAGCTTGTGTGTCAAATGTATTGTGTTTGACAAGCATGTCCATATCATGTGTAACACACCTACCCACTGTATGGTGCATGAGCAGATGATAATTCTCAAAGGGCAAcgttaaatatatatttgatacttttctagtcttctgactactcaaagctcatTTTACACCGCAGATCAAATTCCCCTTTTCAAACCATGTTAACccactgatgtcagaggctgctatgtaaagtgtccatcagtctTAACTAATCTCAGTCATACAGATTCACAatgatgcagcagcaggtgcAACTTGGGGTGTATTGCCTTGCTTAAGGACACTTGGAcatgactgcaggagctggggattcgAAACCCTGTATACCTTCCAGTTAAAAGACCAATCGACTCTGAGCCACAACCGCCCAAATGTGTATAACGTACAGAATATGGTTATTGCTTACAAATCATTTTCCCCACATGCAAAGTGGTAAGAATTTATTATAATGCTGCAGCTGCTTCTGAACAATATAAAGTGTCTCACACATTCAGTAGGCCGAGAAGAAACTAAGCTAAATATAAAGGTTGCTTCCCTTATCATTAAACACATAAAATTGTGTGACTGTACTAAAACTATCaaatcattattaaaaaaaaaccttttctttaaaatggcTACTGAAAGGGAAAAACTTCATTCAAAATGTTGTTAcctaaaacaataaaatgcatACTAAAGATAAATGGGTTTCATTTTGAATCCTAACATACTGCTAAGTTCACCTACATGCCCAAGTTGTCCATGGCATGAGTTTGGTATAAATACTcttatttaagtatttttattacagcacaccttttaaaaaaaaaaagtttaattataTCTCTGATAAAAACATACAAGCTAGTCCAGTCCAGCAATTTCATACGGTGGTGATGTTATGTATGCAGAAgaaccaaaatgtattttttttaacagaatggagatttttttttaaacctaatcCAATTATTTTTTCTTACAATTTCATGTGATTTATGAGGAAGGGAAACACATGTATCTCCTCACCATGACATAACCCAGTGCATTAAGAAGGACCCCTCACTCTTCTCCTTAGTGATAAAACAATGTGGCTAATGAGTTGTTAATTGTTCCGCTCTCATCCAGCTGTGTCCCAGTCTCACATCTGGGCTCTGGACCGTCAGACTTTTCAGACCATCATGATGAGGACCACACAGGCCCGACATGAAGAGTACTTCAGCTTTTTGCGCAGGTAAACGCTCACACAGAAGTCTCTATGTGCCTTCTCTGAACTACAAACAAACCAATGTCCACTGAGGTTACCATTATATTCCTGATTCAAAAAAAGGGATTTAGTCAATGCAGTACATAAGCTGTTGTTTAAAGGCatcaatataaatattttcattgatGGGCTGGATTTAGACTATGTTAATGTTGACAATCATTGAGCCATCATGTGGTTACATCTTGTGATATGGAAGTTAACATTTAGTTATTTAGATCTTTATTATTGTTCATAGGATTTCCCTTTTcaacaaccaaaacatttaggGTCAGGATATAAAGTGACAAATAAGAACTAAAACTAAAATGCCACTAGATACTGAATGCTCAGTGAGAAGGGCAGAAAGGTACTCTTGTATGCTTGGTGGGCTAGTGCTAAATGGTATAAGTGCAGGTTTCACTGAGGTTTGAGTTTCTATATCTTGTTCCTACAGCTAAAATCTTAATGACGAGCATGCAGACCAGGAAAATGTCTAGGTTGATAAACTGTCAGGAAAAATTGGTTGTTGTGCATTATCTCAACAAACTGCCTTAAAGTCTGAAAACTGTGGATTTGTttcacttgaaggaatcttttCAAGCCATTACTTGTTTTACACATAGCCTTAAATTAACCCATATTTGAGTTAAACAAAGACAAGTTGTTCTGATTTTAATAATAGGCCTAAGTGTATTCTGTAGATCATTTTTCTTACAGAATTGAGAATCTATTGAGTAAATAAAGAATCTATTGAGTAAATAAAGAGAACTATGCATTAAGTTTTAACAATAgttatatatataattattcgTTGTTATTAGATAAGACATCTCAGGAAAATATGGTCTTTAATGTAGTAGCTGAATTGAGCCAGAACGAGTTTGAGTTTCTTCTTTTGCTCTTCGTGTAACCAATCCCGACAGCttcaatgagtgtgtgtttttcttcttgtgaaGTGTATCTCTGCTGAGAGGACTGCCTGAAGAGAAACTGGCCAGGATTGTTGATTGTCTAGAAGTGGTAAGAAAGTGTCTCTTACCAGTTATTTTTCCTGCTCTGACTTAATTTCAATTCAGATTACGAAAGAGGAAAATATATTGACTgacctgttgtgtttgcaggACTGTTTTGAAAAAGGGGAGTATATTATTCGAGAAGGTGAAGAAGGGAACACGTTTTTTATCATCGCCAATGGAGAGGTGAGATATCCAAACAATCTTTACAAACATGCTATATCAGAGGTTTGACATTTCTAAATAGTCTAACATTCCTGAGTATTAAGGCTTTGGAGCAGATTTGTGTTAACTATGTGATAACCAAACCAAGAATGGGTAGGAAGGTTTGCTCAGCCCAATTAAGGTGAAAAATGACCCGATCAATCATTAAATcttatcaaatatgttttcaatttatcataaaaaggtcaaatcattgttttctgGTAGTCTTGGCGTTGTCCATGAAGTACCTGGACCAAACAGGAGACATTATTTCAAAAGTTAGATTCACATAATGTGTTTTACTTTTGGTTTCTGTATAGTTTTATCATCAGGTAAATGTTCTACACGCTACATCAGCATAACCTACACATATTAAAATTATTTGAAACAGGTGACTGACTGAAAAGCAATTTGTTGCAACCAACTGTTTATAGACCTCACGTCCGCAATGTAGATACTACAGTTAATTTGTGAATCAATCTGCTACCCCACAGTCTGTGACTTTGATCTGTTGAAACTTAAATGGGATACAGCAAAAATTCAGCCTTGTGCATTTTCAATCATagctcagtatttttttttaggggtGATTTACAGACTACACTTGTATACTGAAGAATTTGCAGTTTGAGGTTTCACATGAGGCAGAGCagcataaatgtatttattgtttgaaTTCACCAGACATCCTGAAGGGCTCTATCCTGACAGGATCTCTCCTGATGTAACCTCAACATTTTCTGTGCTACACATCATTAGGTTATGGCTTACTTATTAGTTAAAGAAAGGTTGTAAGTGTTCACCTATTATTGCTTTCTGTCTGTAGGTCATTGTCACTCAGAGCACAGAGGGGTTTGCTGAACCACAGGAAATCAAGACTTTGGGAGTTGGAGACTATTTTGGAGAGAAAGCTCTGATCAGGTACAAACCACAACTCCATTCATGACTAAGGATACAGCATAGGAATTTTAAATCCAAGATATAACATTGATATGTACAGGCCACATATTATAATcctttcaaaaagtttaaatgagtctcagagctccccaaaacaattattttcagtttcttaaatccactctgatcatgtatttgatcatgcctataaacccctcttctccagccctgctcagaacaggctgtttctgtagctttaaatgcaatgagctgtgtctgaccacacccctctctggaagggtttgggtgGCTCAGCACCACAAATGTCCAAATGTTTAAGGTGAGAAGGCAAACACAGAGGGTGAGAACAAACACCTAACTATGGGAGTGTCACCAACctggggaggggttacttccctttgtgacatcacaaagggaagtaacccctcccacTTCAAatagcctgtttgagcacacattttttgactagtggagcagggaaaagatgtTGAGGATGTCATTTTCTCATAATTAGGGGGTTTGTAGATTGAcaagggacacatattagtgctTGAAAACATGGTGGAGTGTATTTTGCATGATATCTTACCTTTAACTATTTTATTTGTTCTTGAACATACATTTACAAAGATGAATGAATAACAGTTAATGTGGTGCACTGGCTTGTCCAGTGTGCTTTGACTTGAAGACACAACCATACACTGTATACATAATGTATGTTGCAATCCTTGACCACTCATAAGTTTGTCAAATACCCTTTTGAAGCCTTGAGTTTGGCTTACATTAAATGATTATCTTGCAATTGAGCTAGATAACCAACATGTTTCCATAGAATTAGATTCCTTGACTTGACTATATTTTGTGACTGAATAAAGAGACAACAGAACATTTGTAACAGCTGGATCTCTGTTGTGGGATTTTACTAAATGTACTCCAGGACATTCAGAACATACTGTGCCTTCAACCCACAGCCAGCAGCAGTACATATAACACAGCTATGTGACATGAACACACTCACCATCAGTATGTTCGATTCCGCTTGATGCTGTGGGATGTTCAATCACTTGTGTTCTGACAAAGACATGCCTCATCACACTGCAtaaatgagtgtgtgtacatATTTTGTACAGTTTTGGGCTGTGTGTGGTTGACTGAactgtacatgtttgtttgcagtGAGGATGTGCGTTCTGCAAACATCATCTGCAGTGAGAACGACACACACTGCCTGGTGGTGGACAGAGAGTGAGTAGCTGGAAGTTGTTTAAATGGCATGTTGTAACCACAGTTTGACCACTGTAACAGACACTTTAGTTAAGTGTTATACGGTTAACTTACAATTGATGATAATggatgatttattttgaaaacatttgaaatattttttgctTTCTGTTGTGATTGCAAATTATTCCTTCATTTCTGTGACAAATGATTCCAATGGCGTAAATAAAGGAGGCTTTAATCTGCTAGTGAAGTTGTTCTTACTCCCATCAGTAATTTCAACCAAATGGTGGGAACTTATGAGGAGCTTCAGGCTTATCTCAAAGAATATGTGGAAGAGCTCTCCAGGTGTGATGAGAGGAGAAATGCTCTGTGAGTGCTGCTTTGTTCACTTGAAGTTATCTTTTGCAGATTATCCCTGCTAGGATTGATAGTGAGAATTGCTTAGTAACTGTTGTCCTGTGTTGTTCCTTGCGTAGGCCTTACTCACCTCAGATTGACTCTGCAGAGGCTCAGGAGCTGAGGAGGCTGAGGGAGAGGATCAGCCTGCTGCCCCCACAACAGCCTTTCCAGGAGCTTGAGATCATAGCTACATTGGGCATGGGAGGATTTGGACGAGTGGAGCTGGtgagctgcagaaacaacaaTATCACTACTATTACATTTTATCAGTCAGCCCTTTTtatatggagttagatcagtctcaatattcacgaatgcacacagaaggattcacaaatgtatttcaatgcacacacaaatatatttaattctttatgaatgtaaaacaaatccacaaataaaaaaataagattcacaaatgtatttctgattcagaCACAAatttttatagttttgtatatatgtaatagaaatcaatgCCCACATTCCCGACCTACTCAAAACGGCTTTGTGACCCATTATTGGGTCGatcagttgagaaccactgccctACAGTACCATGTAGAACTTTACCTTGCTGTGATGAACCACATTATATCACAGCACATTAAATCAGAATGTTTCTTTTAGTATCATATTGTGTTGTATCGATCTGGACAGCTGAACTTATTGTCATACCAAATCCTAACgtaaaaatgtatctttggGTAAGATCTATTTCAGTGTGATGTCAACAATAATTCTGGAACAGACATACAAGCAATATTGAGGTTACCAAGAGCTAATAGTAATTCTCAAAATgtgtcatgtgtttgtttaaaaaaaaaaaaacattaatactCATTAAGCTTAACTTGGTGCAGTATTTGAGTCCCACACAAAGTCCCTACAGGGGCCACAAAGTTTGTCAAATCTTAATGAAGCATATCATATCGTGTCTCGTCGTGTTGTGTAGGATTGTATCATATCGTCTTTGTGTCATATTGTAGCATCAGATCACATAGTATCGTATCATATCATACTGTATGTTATTGTATTATATCATATCATGTATCTAACATATTGTATCATATAACTCAGTGTATATACCATGTAGTAAAGAATCTAACCTTACCATAACGAATCACATTTATAGCACATATCAAATTTGTTTCTTATatcgtattgtattgtatctACTTGGACTGCTGATGTTTTTCTTCGGCCAAACTagtattcatatttattttattaagatTTGTGTAAGATCTATTTGCAGTGTTATTTAAACATTGTTTCTGGTACGGAGGGACAAGTAGTAATGAGGTTACCAGGAGACATTTTTAACTCGACTTGATGGGTTATCAATCAAAGTAAAAAAGATTGTTGAAAGCATTGCAACTTGATTTAGTGGATAACAGGCTGAAGTTGTCTTCCAACAATTAGTAGACTAGTATCAGTATTTAATGGCCAATGTTTAGTTGGTGTTATATAGTAATATTTAGTATGATATATATTTCTAGTATCTCTCAGTGACGTTGCTCAGTAAgctcttgttttctgtttctaaggtgaagctgaaggaggaggaTATCGCATTTGCACTGAAGTGCATTAAGAAGAAGCACATTGTGGACACCAGACAGCAGGAGCATATCTATTCTGAGAAAAACATTCTTCAGCTAACAAACTCAGTATTCATCATCAGGTGTGGGACACgcaaaacacacattcaggttTCTTCAATCCACAAACAGCAATTATATGTATTTATGAGGAACCATATTGTGACTCTGCAATGTTATGTTCCGGTATTTAGTGTTTTTTCATAACCCTCTCTGGTGGGTGCATGTAGATGTTGAACAAAAGAGGTTAAAGAATGGGTAACTTAGCCAAAGGATCAATCCACAAAACCTCTTGTACTCTCACCAAGCAGATAAAACTGGGACTGGTCAGTGTGTTGGTTTCTCAGAGGAGTTGCTAAGGAACCTGCTGTGAGAATGCTGCTGACCACTGCACAGAGATTTATCTGGACTGTGACTCTAAGGAACAAAGCCTTGTTCAAGCAGTCTGTTGACTGTCAGTCCGAGAGAAAAGTTCAGCTCAAATGTGAAGTGCACTCCTGTAAATTCCAACTATACAACAGTTCTCCACTCACTTGATTTCTTTCCTATCAGTTCAGAGCTATTATATgctctggtttgttttttctattgGTCTAAGTGTTAAAAAATCATATACATTCTGGTCTGTATTGGCTGTAAAGTTTAGGGTGAGATATATAGCCTGTATCTAAAGTCTTTAATGCAAAAGGCTGAAGCATTGGTAACATTAATTTGTAGCATTTCATCTCTATAGGCAAACTGTGATTTAGTGCAGAACAGTCTCAAACAAAGAGGCCcttgtatttgtgtttcagaTTATTCCGAACATTTCGGGATGACAAATACGTCTACATGCTGCTGGAGGCGTGTCTTGGGGGAGAGCTGTGGACTGTGCTGCGGGACATGTGAGTGTAGGTCCTTTAGATACATTCATGAAAACTACCAATGAAACTATGTGGCTTCATATTTAAGGAGTGATTTAAGTACTCGCTTTAAAAGAAAACGTCTCACTGGCATCTGAGGTTGAAAGTTTCTAGTCTGTTGCCAACCACTGCAAACAGTGTACTCACACATCCATGAGTAAATAAAAGCTGTTGTCCAACAAAGACTTGATTTCCTCGTGCTCTTCACACGCTCTTTAAAGCTTAATAGAACCTTTGCATTGCTTTGGAAGCTGTTCAATGCTGCAGGGGTTGAATCTGGCAATTTCTTTAAAAGCTGGTTTATATTTCAGGTGTGGGGTCTTTTAAAACTAAACAATAATAGTTATTAGTGATGAACTGTCTGTAAGTGTAGAAGCTTAATCATACATCCATTGATCTGCAGACAAAAATGGTACACTTAACATGTCACACTGGAATGCTACAAAGTGAGTTGTTATCAAACCTTGTATGGGATACTTATTAGTAAACTGTGTGACATCCAAGAGAGGTCTTTCAGTTTGACTAAAGGACAAGACAATGGTATTCAGAGTGAATTACACCTGACTTTAGCTAAAACTCTAGAGGGGTATGCAAAGTAGTTTAGCCAAATTTAAAAACTTTCTGAGTCATGAGtatcaaaaacaaagaggaggacccaCATGCATAACTAAACCAAAGATGTACAAAAATgcaaaagtcaaaaacaaaagcttacttttttaaaatgtcctaaCAAAAGtccatcaaaataaaaatccaattGAAGAAATAACAGAGTCAAGAGGAGAATCCACAGCACAGAAACACGAGCGGAAGATGAAATTAActaataatattaataacaaTAGCTACGATTTCAAAAAGATAATTTTACTGCCCCTTGCAGAAACCAAAAAAGCAAACAGTTTAGTCCATGCTATGACTTTACTATGCTGAGCATTGTCATGACTGTCAGTGTTTATAactgcatttatttattctattaaTAACAGGGATAGTTTGAAATTAAAGGTTTTTccttaaaagaaaatacaattaatGAACCCTAAGTTGTGATTAGTCTGCTCTTTGTAGATGCACTGAATACATCATGTTAGTGATTGTTGGTCTCTTTGTAACCTGACAGGAGTTGTTTTGATGATGCCACAGCCAGGTTCTGTACCGGTTGTGTCTTAGAGGCTTTCGATTACCTCCACACTATGGGCATCGTCTACAGAGACCTCAAACCTGAAAACCTTCTACTGGATGCTGAGGGCTATGTCAAAATGGTAAGCCACTTTTCTAAATATTAGTTGCACTGATGTACTTCATATGAGTGTTATTTATTCTGTATCTATCttaatgaaaaatgttgttATTCATCTGCTTTTCCTCAGGCAGACTTTGGCTTTGCTAAAAAAATTGGCCGTGGAAAGAAGACCTGGACTTTTTGTGGTACTCCAGAGTATGTGGCCCCAGAGGTCATCCTGAGCAAAGGCCATGACTTTGGAGCTGATTGCTGGTCTTTAGGAATCCTCATATTCGAACTGCTGACTGGCAAGTAAGTAAGAAAAGTGGCTGCTTTTCACAGTCTTGGCTGGTTGGATGGAATTTAAAGGTTATTGGCAGGTGTGATGTGAATGTACAATAGAGTGTCATCAGCGTAGCAGTTTAAACAAATATGACCAAGGGAATACATTGAGGATGAGCAATACGCTGTATAAACACTGCACCTGAGGTAACCCAATGGTTAACAgcattgaataaaaaaacaactttttcctGTGGGTGAGGTACTAGTGAGGACCACCTTATGGTCATTTAGCTCCACAGTCAGATACATAAACTTCCCAGTCTGTGTTAGGTATTTGAACTATTGATTCTGTTGTACAGGCTTAccactgctacagatgatggattatcttggttcctttttcagagcataTTAATTACTAATTCTGTCTGGACCTTAAGACAATTTCaatcaaaatattaaaaactataTCTGGAGAAAATAACCAACCATGCTGTTTAACTGTGTTGTCTGGACTTTTATCTTTGCAATGAATAAGAAATGTAAAGGCCTGTTTGTCCTTCAGTCCACCCTTTACTGGCTCAGACCCCATAAAGATTTACACCATGGTCCTCCATGGCATTGAGAAGGTGGACTTCCCCAAGAGAATAGGCAAGCGTCCAGATGACCTCATCAGGAGACTCTGCAAGTACGGTGAATCAGAAAGTGCAATCAGATCTGAGATAATAAAGCTTGGTGGCTGTTCATTTATACAGATAATGAGTGAATTATTTAGCATTAAGTAGTGTGGAGCAGACCAGGCAGTGTTGTTAACTGATAATTTTATTATAATGTTGTTAAACCAGAGCTAAGTACAACTGTCACAgtgatgttgtttgtttatattcGTCATACTGTAATCAGACATGTGGCAGCAGCTAATTGTGTTTGGTGGTGGTGCTGCTACTCTATGGCTTATTAAGCAATGTTTTAGACTAATTTAATCTAGTTTGTGCGCTAGTTTCCCCTCTGCTTGTTTTCAAACAGAACACCTCAAGGTTTATCAAGCCTTGAAAAGTAATATAGTATTTTTCCCCTTCAGACTCAACCCAGTAGAGAGGCTGGGAAACAAAAAGAATGGCATCATTGacatcaaaaaacacaagtaaGTGTACTTTCTATTTTTAATCAGCCCTTTTTCTAAGCTGTTCCTTTTTCCCctttaatttaagttttaaactataaaaaaCTCCAAAGTACTGATATGACCACTTTAGTTCTAATCCTAACTGTACTTAACATACATTTAGTTTTCTGatcactcaaagcactttctaTTGATAATGTTATCTGGTGATGTTCTAAATAGAAGTGTATGGGTGTGCTGCTTGTTAAAATGAGCCGGCTAAGATGCAGATTTGGTTAGCAggcaccatagactgtaaatattaacttTTCAAAACCCAACAGCCAGAACTATTGGCCTGTCCATTGAGTTGTTTTGTGGTGAATACATATAGAAGGagaattttaaaaagaaagataaatgatacaaaatatactatactatactatatataatatatatataatataaagtacatgaaatgtgaaaaaagagGTGTACATACTGTTCCACAAGTGTGCAAATGTTCACAGGATAAGGAATATGTGAAAATCATGTAATCATGCTATCTGTTTATGTGCAATAGTGGAGAATGAATCTTTGCAgtgtcaaataaaatatttttttgtgtgtcctcATATTGTAGATGGTTCCAGGGCTTTAACTGGGAGGGTCTGAGGCGCCACAAGCTGCTGTCTCCACTTAGGAGAGAAGTGCGTATGACCGTTGACCAACTTCAGAGAAGTACAGACAGCATGCTGGAGTGAAAACTTGAAAACTctccacagagagaaaaaaacaatgaaacaaaaaaacaaagaaaggaacagtaaatgaaaacaaaaacaaaaggaaaggaaaacTAGAAaatattagtactctttactaataaagacagaataagCACATTGTTATCCAATGTGACAATTAATAAAATTATTACATTTCCTCATACtgatattttaaacatgtggGAGTTTAAGAAAAATATAGGTGGACTATACTTTCTGTTTGCATATTAGTAGTTATAAATGCCCATTGTGTCTTATTCAGATTCATAGCTATCAGTTAGATCTAGGCTTAAATAACTGAACAGTACCTAAAAACACAAGTCGGTGTGGTTAAGTTTGGCTTGGAgcttatttattattatcataccTTCATTTAAGTTAATCAGTTCATTTTGCATTGACAGAACATATAGAGATTTCTGACTTTTCAGACTTTCAGTGTATTTGGTATTTGGTGGCTCTACCAGTTGTTATCATGATGAGGCTGTGCACTGATAAAAGAAAATCCTGCTCTGCCAGTGAGGATGTTGAGAATGACCCCATACAGACAAATGTAATGATTTCATGATGATTTTCTTTGTCCACAGCTGAAGGGGCCGCTGGATCACAgtcattttgatatttttcctCCTGAGACAGAGGAGCCTCCTGATGAGCTGTCCGGCT is part of the Labrus bergylta chromosome 10, fLabBer1.1, whole genome shotgun sequence genome and encodes:
- the LOC109976085 gene encoding cGMP-dependent protein kinase 2 isoform X2; its protein translation is MVASQCLAMGNGSIKAPKAEENSCLASIHLDPTGLETELRMRITHLEAELAHRNQEFRAQEIQLWNLQRELEAKISQIDKLQDAIGYNSLCCSSPALCRHSHRRFSVINQGSNRFHKVAVEVHRRLKAKEGVSAEPTSENFCGGGRATSISIAKTIRKDSGTKKLINSAIMKNDFLKKLEAQHMREMVDCMYEKVYTEGQLVIQEGEPGNYLYVLAEGLLEVIQNGKLLGEMRPGTAFGELAILYNCKRTATIKSVSQSHIWALDRQTFQTIMMRTTQARHEEYFSFLRSVSLLRGLPEEKLARIVDCLEVDCFEKGEYIIREGEEGNTFFIIANGEVIVTQSTEGFAEPQEIKTLGVGDYFGEKALISEDVRSANIICSENDTHCLVVDRDNFNQMVGTYEELQAYLKEYVEELSRCDERRNALPYSPQIDSAEAQELRRLRERISLLPPQQPFQELEIIATLGMGGFGRVELVKLKEEDIAFALKCIKKKHIVDTRQQEHIYSEKNILQLTNSVFIIRLFRTFRDDKYVYMLLEACLGGELWTVLRDMSCFDDATARFCTGCVLEAFDYLHTMGIVYRDLKPENLLLDAEGYVKMADFGFAKKIGRGKKTWTFCGTPEYVAPEVILSKGHDFGADCWSLGILIFELLTGKLNPVERLGNKKNGIIDIKKHKWFQGFNWEGLRRHKLLSPLRRELKGPLDHSHFDIFPPETEEPPDELSGWDKDF
- the LOC109976085 gene encoding cGMP-dependent protein kinase 2 isoform X1, translated to MVASQCLAMGNGSIKAPKAEENSCLASIHLDPTGLETELRMRITHLEAELAHRNQEFRAQEIQLWNLQRELEAKISQIDKLQDAIGYNSLCCSSPALCRHSHRRFSVINQGSNRFHKVAVEVHRRLKAKEGVSAEPTSENFCGGGRATSISIAKTIRKDSGTKKLINSAIMKNDFLKKLEAQHMREMVDCMYEKVYTEGQLVIQEGEPGNYLYVLAEGLLEVIQNGKLLGEMRPGTAFGELAILYNCKRTATIKSVSQSHIWALDRQTFQTIMMRTTQARHEEYFSFLRSVSLLRGLPEEKLARIVDCLEVDCFEKGEYIIREGEEGNTFFIIANGEVIVTQSTEGFAEPQEIKTLGVGDYFGEKALISEDVRSANIICSENDTHCLVVDRDNFNQMVGTYEELQAYLKEYVEELSRCDERRNALPYSPQIDSAEAQELRRLRERISLLPPQQPFQELEIIATLGMGGFGRVELVKLKEEDIAFALKCIKKKHIVDTRQQEHIYSEKNILQLTNSVFIIRLFRTFRDDKYVYMLLEACLGGELWTVLRDMSCFDDATARFCTGCVLEAFDYLHTMGIVYRDLKPENLLLDAEGYVKMADFGFAKKIGRGKKTWTFCGTPEYVAPEVILSKGHDFGADCWSLGILIFELLTGNPPFTGSDPIKIYTMVLHGIEKVDFPKRIGKRPDDLIRRLCKLNPVERLGNKKNGIIDIKKHKWFQGFNWEGLRRHKLLSPLRRELKGPLDHSHFDIFPPETEEPPDELSGWDKDF